The genome window TGCTAATCAAGCGGTGAGCTTCTAGGCACTACCATTTTTCggtatattaatttatttatttgtctatCTATTGGCGTGCTAAGTCACCTGTTTTTGCAGGGCGTCCCATTGCTATATGTGCCTCTTGAGGTTATCTTGTCCAAGTACTATGGTGAGCGTGAACGACTATTAGGAAGAGTCTGTTCACTTGCAAATCAACTCCCTGATGGTGCTATCATTTTTCTGGATGAGGTGATTGAAGCAATTAATGCCTAGCTGCGATCTTAGAGATATTCATCCTAGTGTTGTGATATTTCTTTGAGACTGATAATATGTTGTCGTCGTATGGTTTGACTGCAGTTCTATattttgtggtttgttttGAGATAACTTTGTTTCCTGATATATTGACTCTATTTCAGGTTGATTCTTTTGCTATTTCGCGTGATAGTGACATGCATGAAGCCACACGGAGAGTCTTATCAGTTTTACTGCGACAGGTGAAATTGGATTCTCATTGCTTTACAGTAATGTTGAAAACAAACCTTTAGCAAAGCTTCAATATTCCCCTTTAAGAATTACAGAACAGGCTTATTTCTAGATAGAACATGCCCTGGAACAGGGGTTTGCTTGATCCAGACAGTGACTCCAACTTCCAAGTGATTTGAGgcaaactttaaaaaaaaaaaaagaaaaaaagaaaagaaagtaattTGAGTAAAAAACTCATACTGTTAAGAAACTTTAGCGAAAGTGATGCCCTTATTAAACATACTCTTCCCATGCAGATTGATGGATTTGAACAAGATAAGAAAGTGGTTGTAATTTTTGCAACAAATCGAAAGCAAGACCTCCATCCAGCCATGATTAggtatattttcttccatagAGGATGATAGTAGTACAGTACCCTAAGTTGCCGCAATTGTTTGCCCACTTTTTATCAATAATGTGCAGCCGGTTTGATTCAATCATTACGTTCAACCTCCCTGATCAGCGAAATCGTAAGGAAATAGCAGCTCAGTATGCAAAGCACCTGACTGAATCTGAATTGGATGAATTGGCAACAGCAACAGAGGGGTAAGTTTTACGTAGGCCCTGACATACAAAAATTTCTTACCGTATTTCCCCTCTTTGATCACCATGTGCATGGAAATGCCAGTCTAACCTCCTAACAGAACAATAAACGAAAAGCTTCTTTTAATCCTAGTAGAAAGATCTGACTTTTGCTTCACTGTTTCAATCGTCCCTTGCCATGCCATTTTTCAGAATGTCTGGAAGGGATATTAGGGATGTGTGTCAACAAGCTGAGCGGTCGTGGGCATCAAAGGTAAAGAATTATCTTCATCCAAGTTTTTACAAACAGCTTATCTTCATTCatggttttgaatttgatagATAATCCGAGGACAAATATCCAAAGATGGAGGAGAGCAAGGCAGCAGTCTTCTTCCGCCTCTGCAGCATTACTTAGACAGTGCTCTGAATCGACTCAAGGGTCTACTCACTTCCGTACAACCACAGTGGTGGCGGTGGTCACGGTGGAGATAGTGGCGCCGGTTGTAATCTTTTTAATCTGCACCGCCTTTTCACTACAAAGGTGTATTAAGTAATATTAATCGTCTTTCAACTTTTAACTTATTTTTGTATCATTTCCGAGGGTCCATGgttgattgattttgtataatcttcttcttctcctctctctggCGAATAGAACcggaaaaaatatttataatatgaaaAGGATATCTTTTCTACATGTAATTAGATTGAAAAGTAGGTTTCTTTGCGGGCAAAATGGCTTTGGCGGTTTCCTAATGAACCTCATGCTCTTTGGCATAAAGTGATCAGAAGTATTTATGGAATGGATACAAATGGGTGGGATGCTAAACCTGCGACTCGGGGATCTTGCCGCTGCCCCTGGAGGGACATTTCTAGCGgctataatttgtttcttcaagGCTGTGTTTTTGTGGTAGGTTGTGGAGTTAGGGTCAGATTCTAGGAAGATGACTGGGGCAGGGGTGGTGTTTTGAAAGAGGTGTTCCCAAGACTCTTCAATCTGTCCAGGAAGCAAAACCAcaatatttcttcttttgcgAGCTCGGATGGGCTCCTTCTCAGCTGGGATTTTGGGTTCAGAAGGAATCTCAATGAATTGGAGATAACAGAGGTGGCTAGATTGTTGGATCTATTGGAGGGTGTGAGGTTGTTCACCTCCAGATTGGATAAGAGAATATGGAAGTTTGACCCCTCTGGTCTATTCACCTGTCATTCTTTCTGTTCTCATATTCAGAATTGTGGTGAGGGGGAGATCTTTCCCCCGTACACTCAAATTTGGAAGGCCAAGACTCCTCTGAAAGTTAAGATCTTTGTGTGGCAAGCGGTGTTGGGAAAACTAAATACTGGGGATACTTTACAGAGACGTTGTCCCTATTTGTGCATGAGCCCTCACTGGTGTGCTCTATGTAATATGGCAGGGGACAGCGTGAACCATCTCCTTCTTCATTGCCCTTTCTCCCTAAAGTTGTGGGAAACATTATTGCAGGAAGTTAATACGGTGTGGGTAATACCAGAAGGTTGCTTTGAACTTTTTTCCATCAGAATTGATGCTTTGGGTAGGGGAAAGAAGGCAAAAATTCTATGGGGTAGTCTGATGCAGGCAGTGGTTTGGAACCTATGGCTGGAACGTAACAGGAGAATTTTTGAGGATTATAAGGGAGTGGGAGTGGCAGAGTTATGGGATAGagtgaagttttgggctgcccTTTGGGCATCAACTTCCATTGCCTTTAAGGATGTGCCCTATCCTTCAATTATGCGCAATCTGCTAGCCGTAGTATCTTAAGGGGCCGTCTTATGTTTGGTTTGGCTAGTTTAGGTGTTGAGTGGCCTTGTGTCTGTTTCTTCGGCTAGTGTTTTCGTTTATCTACAGTCTAAATGTCTTGTTTTGATCCTtacaatttgaataaaaatgtttctattaaaaaaaaagtaggtTTCTTAGCAGAAGCAAATgggttggtttggttgtgtaattttatttatctgATGTTTTAGTTTGTTGATTTACTTCTGGACTGCAGCCCTACGTAATCAGGTCTATTAGTGTGAACTTTCTGGACTTCCCTCTATTCAGCATATGCCTTGTTGACTTAAGAAGCTTGACTGCATATGCAAAATACATGCAAGTGCAATGCAAGCAATCAGGAAAGTGATGGCCTTTTTACTTGCCTTCATCACAAAATGAAAGGGTAAATGAGGAAAACAAAGCGGTGTGGCTTTTAAAGATTTCACAAAATTGGTTGCTTGTTTGTTGGTATAGTAATTGGTTGCTTGTTTGTTGGTACAGTAATTGGTTGCTTGTTTGTTGGTATAGTAACTATCTCCTCCAAATCCTCCTATCTACAAGTTTAAGTTGTAGGTTGCTATAATGCTGATAATTGTCCATGATGAAAAAAAGTGGTCCTCCTTTCCAAATTGATGACTTATTATTAGAACTCGAGCCAACCTATTATTCACTCAAAGTTGCAGAGAGAGATCTTTGGGTCTCGTTTGGTGACTCGGGTTGAATTGGATCCAAGTTAAACTGGATTGTAGATTAATCAAAGCTAGTTTTTATGAGTGACACTGCTCTAAATGAGACTTGTACCACATGATATGTTGAACTGTTGTCGGTCTACCGCACCACCAAACGAGactttaaataaattcaaatgtgaatttttaataatgaGAAAAAGTATTATTACACATTGGCGTAAAATAAGGGGCCTAAACGTTGGACCAGATTAAGATTGGGCCACATAATTGAGACGGGCCACTGTGGTATTTATACAAACAGCTCATAAACTAAAAACCCAGATTTCTGGCGCTGCGATAGAATAGAATAATATCGGCGGTCTGTGTTTGGTGACTGGCTGGCTGGCTATATTTGAGTTGGGTAGGTGTGTGGGCATTCCGCGCCACATTTACTCAGGAAAACGAACACACAGCGATCAAAACTTCTCGGCACCAATTACTCACAAAGCTTACGCTGATACTTAGAGACAGAAGACACTATGACCATTTTGCGACTGGTGGTTAGAACAGCTCGGAATCGGAATTGGCGGTCAATCCCCACTCCTtcccaaaccctaaaccctcgTCCTCGTGTTCGCTCACGTGACCTTCTAAACCCTCGCCTTCTCTATCACCGTATagctctctcctctcctttaGACTcataattttctgtttaattttacttaatttaaagattttgagaTTCTACCATTTTGATTGTGGATGCTGGTGCTTCTGTTCATTTATTTCTAGTTTGAATTGGataagtttaatttcttcGGTGCCTATGCATCTCGCTACACATTGATGCTTATAATTGACAAATCCAGGGGCTTTTGAGCATCAATTTCATTCCAGTGCATCTGAAATTCAGGTGCCCAACCCGAATGGTTCTGGACGTAATCTTATGTTTCCAGCTGCGTTGGCTGGTTTGCTTGGAGTTGGAGGGATAGAGGTGGCTTATGCAGATGCGGCGGAGGAGGTACATGTGCATCTATTTTCTGTAGGATCATCATTCTTCGACCAATTTTACTATTCTTACTCTTTAACTTGTGCTGGATATTTCCAAGCCCTCTTCGCCAGCTGAGTCTCCTGCAACTGAAAGTCATGTGGACCTGGAGGAAATTGCCAAGAAACAACGACAGAAAATTGAAGACTTGCTCAAAAGTAAAGGAATTCGACGTGGTTCTTATCCCCAGTTTACTGTTGCTGTGAAGGGACAAAAGGTTATTGCACTTAATTGAAATGCCACAGTTTTACATGTCTAGAAGTTTAATACATGCTTAGACACGAACATGCACACATGCTAAGGTCTTATCATTAATTATGCAGTGTCCTCTTCAGAAAACTACTTGGTAAATATGATTTTGTTCTGTTGACAAGACGGTTGTGATGGGTCTTTATAAGTCGGGACAGACATCATTAatagaaggaaagaaagtcTTACCAATATAACATTCTTGGTTGTCGTTACCCTTCATGGTTTCTGAAGTTGATATCTTAAGCGTTGAGGCATGCCTGATAATCACATATTTTGAATTCTCAATTTATAAAGGGTTCATCTACTTGTAggatttattaattattatatgtGGTTTTGTTCTCATAAAAGAATCCATGCATAGAACTCTTTCAAATCAGTGTTGATACGAGCTTCCAATGGGTATAGGTTTCCATCAAGTTCCAAATTCCTCCAGCATGTGAAGCTTCACAACTGATTGCAAATATTGCTTCTCATCTTGGACTAAAGGTAGAAGAACATGGTGGTGGTTCAGATATGTCGTTACGTGCTTGGGACAGGTATTCTTAGACCATTGATTCTTGGTTCTATTATTGTATTCTGAACTCTAACTATCAGATTTAGCTTAAACGTTATGTTGCATTTGTTTGAGCCATTTAGTGTTAGTTGTAGTTGCGTGAACCATAATGTGCTAAATATTCTGTTTCTTGTGAACTATGTAAGTGGAGTTGCTTGGCAACTAATGCTAACTCGcccagaaaaaaagaaggaaactgGAAGTGATGTAGGGGAATTAAAAGATGTGAATAAACATGAAGGAGATCTGCGCATCCTTGTATTCCGCTCAGTAATTACTCCCTCAGATAAAGCTGTAAGTCTCTATTTTATGCAGTTTTTGAAAATATTGCATTTTCTCTTGTTCTATTTTGTGGTGCTCCAATAGCACAAAGGTGAAGAAGGGGTGGGctatgaaattttcatatcAGTCAGCATAAAATATTGCAGGACATTGAATTTATGAAGGAGGGGAGCTTGAGTCTCCAAGAGCTTGATGCTTTGGTGGCTGCTTTACAATTAGCTGGGACAAAGTTAGGGCAAAACAGTGCTTTGGAAAGAAGACCGAGAGAAGATACCACACAAGTGCCTTCAGAGAAATTAATAGCCAGTCTTGAGTCTATGGGAGTGAGAATTTATGGAATTAATGAACCCCATGTGAGTTCCTCTAGCAAAGAGATTTCGTGGGACAATATTGCTGGATATGATCAGCAAAAACGGTAAGTAAAGCAGTCAATGCTTGAACTGAAATGCGATTTAACTTTGTTGCAATTCTTTTTTGGGGTGTTAGGGTCCATACTTGAACTGAGGCCGTGTCCTTGGAAAGCAGTCAATTCACCACTGAGTTGTACCtaatattaattatgaaaatggAATTGTTTCTTGTATGAAATCATAATTGCCTTTGCTATCTCTTTGAAGAGTCACAGTAACTTTGATGTTCTGGCTGAGTTTAATCATTTGTGTTAATATTAAATTACTCTGACACTTACGAACGAGAGCACGTGTGGTTGGTTTGTGGTTAGATTGTTTACGTATAAGTGCATTTATGTATATGCATGAGAGTGCATTCATTTCTTTCCAATATTCAACTGCTGCTGCTCATTGTGTAGGGATATAGAAGACACTATACTGTTGGCTCTGCTTAGTCCTAAAACATATGATGATATTGCCCGTGGGACTCGTCGTAAATTTGAATCAAATAGACCTCGAGCTGTACTGTTTGAAGGTCCACCAGGTGCACCTATCAAACCTGAATAACTTGCTTTATTTGGCATTGACATACTGATATCGATCATTTTATGTATCCCTGATTCTTGTTTGTCATTCTGTCAAGAGAATTTTGGTccttgttgaaatttttttatcattGGTTGGAAACTTTTTCTACACAAGAGCATAATATTCATCATAGCGGTAATGGAAAACTAATGTGCTAGGGCAATACTTTAATTACTTCAGATGATGGGGAGCGCAAattcccaaaacaaaacactttAGAAAAGAAGCCAACCATGGAACtggctttctttctttcttcctaaATCGTGGTCCATTTTACTAATTCGAAATGATACATTTGCcctgagtttttttttgtcaaaacttGGGTGTGTTGAACCCTTTTTTGGGGTGCCAATAGAAttaccaaaacaaatagaCTTGGGTTTTCACATGCCTGCTTTTGGAACTTATGAGAATTATGCAAATGCATTAGTTTTGATATTTGGCACACTTATTAAGAATGTGTGTTCAATTTTAGGTACAGGAAAGACATCTTCTGCTCGTGTCATTGCTAATCAAGCGGTGAGCTTCTAGGCACTACCATTTTTCggtatattaatttatttatttgtctatCTATTGGCATGCTAAGTCACCTGTTTTTGCAGGGCGTCCCATTGCTATATGTGCCTCTTGAGGTTATCTTGTCCAAATACTATGGTGAGAGTGAACGACTATTAGGAAGAGTCTTTTCACTTGCAAATCAACTCCCTGATGGTGCTATCATTTTTCTGGATGAGGTAATCGAAGCAATTAATGCCTAGTGGCGGTCTTAGGGATATTCATCCAAGTGTTGTGATATTTCTTTGAGACTGATAATATGTTGTTGTATGGTTTGACTGCAGTTCTATATTCTGTGGTTTGTTTTGGGATAACTTTGTTTCCTGATATATTGACTCTATTTCAGGTTGATTCTTTTGCTATTTCACGTGATAGTGACATGCACGAAGCCACACGGAGAGTCTTATCAGTTTTACTGCGACAGGTGAAATTGGATTCTCATTGCTTTACAGTAATGTTGAAAACAAACCTTTAGCAAAGCTTCAATATTCCCCTTTAAGAATTACAGAAAAGGCTTATCTCTAGATAGAGCATGCCCTGGAACAGGGGTTTGCTTGATCCAGACAGTGACTCCAACTTCCAAGTGATTTGTGgcaaacttttttaaaaaaataagtaattaGAGTAAAAAACTCATACTGTTAAGAAACTATAGTGAAAGTGATGCCCTTATTAAACATACTCCTCCCATGCAGATTGATGGATTTGAACAAGATAAGAAAGTGGTTGTAATTGCTGCAACAAATAGAAAGCAAGACCTCGATCCGGCCATGATTAGGTATATTTTCTTGCTTAGAGGATGATAGTAGTACCCTAAGTTGCCGCAATTGTTTGCCCACTTTTTTATCAATAATGTGCAGCCGGTTTGATTCAATCATTACGTTCGACCTCCCTGATCAGCGAAATCGTAAGGAAATAGCAGCTCAGTATGCAAAGCACCTGACTGAATCTGAATTGGATGAATTGGCAACAGCAACAGAGGGGTAAGTTTTACATAGGCCCTGACATACAAAAATTTCTTACCTTATTTCCCCTTTTTGATCACCATGTGCATGGACATACCATTCTAACCTCCTAAGAGAACAATACACGGAAAGCTTCTTTTAATCCTAGTAGAAAGATCTGACTTTTGCTTCACTGTTTCAATCGTCCCTTGCCGTGCCATTTTTCAGAATGTCTGGAAGGGATATTAGAGATGTGTGTCAACAAGCTGAGCGGTCGTGGGCATCAAAGGTAAAGAATTATCTTCATCCAAGTTTTTACAAACAGCTTATCTTAATTCatggttttgaatttgatagATAATCCGTGGACAAATATCCAAAGATGGAGGAGAGCAAGGCAGCATTCTTCTTCCGCCTCTGCAGCAATACTTAGACAGTGCTCTGAATCGACTCAAGGGTCTACCCACTTCCGCACAAGGAAAACCCCAAAGTTCTTCTGAGACTGGCACGAAGAAGCCCAAGCTTTTAGTTGATTAAAAGTTCCTACATCCCATGCCCTTTTTGGTAGTTCCCTATTTATATGATGTCTAATTATCAGAGGTTTTCTTAAACAGCAGCAGTAGATATggtcaaaatccaaaattttatataatcaAAGTAGAAGTGATCAAGTAAGTACAAGCATGAATGTGCCCCTTGAAATGTAAGACAGGCTGGCACAAGCATGTGAAGCACTGCCTCCATTTTAGAGGCTTGGAGCTGGAgctaaaatgaaataaacaaaccacccCCATTATTAGCGGTGAAATTACTAAAATAGCAAATTGCATTGAACAAGGCTCAACACCAAAGCTCCTTCCCTGcattcaacaacaacaaacttTGATCACTCTCAAATTCCACAACTTCAATCAATGCAAACATAATACCCGCCATACCTTTGGGAGATTGATGACGACGGGGACGGCAACAGCGACTCATCTGCGTCCTCAACTCGCTTCCTTTTACGCCTCGGACTCTGCTGCGAAACCAACGACGCCACCTGCAACTGCGTCTGCAACAGCATCTGAGTCAACTCGGCCTCCAGCTCAACCCGCTGCTTCTCCGCTTTCAACCGCAAACCCTCCCTTGCCTTGGCCATCTCCAGCTCTGTTTGCTCCATTCTCAGAAGCGAATCGGACACCACTCGGAAGCTCGCCGCGAGTCCTGACAACCGCGTCGACTCGCCATCCGAGTCGGAGGAGCTCTCCGAGTCAGAGCTGAACTGCACGTCAGAATCTTCATCATCGCGATCGGCTACGTTTGGGCGTGCGCCGGATAAAAGCCCGGCATCAAAGGCGTAATTCTGACGGCCCTCGTTGTTGCGTGCGTTCCGGTTCGGCGGTCTGGTTCGACCGGTCTGAAATGCCATTATTATCACTATCGGGGCCTCGTTTCGTTTGTGCGATGATCTTCTTCAACTACGGAAAAGCAAAAGCGATGCACCGTTTGGTTGACGTTTTGTTGGTTTTACGTAAATAAGCAAATTTACAATTATATTATACACTTTACTCCACGGTAACTAATGTCACACCAAGTTAAACAGTTAAAAGTCAAAACTAGGAGAGCTCAGTAAACAGTCGGTGAGACCGCCCTCATCCTATCACATCTCAAGTTTGGAAAATCTTGAACACGCGCTTCTGAAGAGCGTTGAAAGTTATAAGTGACGGACGCACACATTAGCTGATCAGTCAAGTCAAGAATCAAGATCGctctctctttgtttctctgtttctctctctggTGAGATAGCAGCAATGGCGTCGGAGGACAAGAAAGCGCCCAAAAGTCGAATCGGAGGAATTCGGACACTTTCCGATCTGAACCGGAGGTCTGCCGACTCGGACAGTGACTCGGATGGCCCCCAGGAATACTACACTGGTGGCGAGAAAAGGTCcatccttctctttcttttgagacttttttttcttgtttttttttaaacatttctTTCGATTCTCGGATTCTGTTCTTATGGGGTTTATGaaattcttgttctttttggtttgtttgtatCACTGAATAGCCAACATGCTAAGCTTTGAATTTAAcagttttttatgtttatcaTTGGCAAATTGTTCATTTGTTCATGCTTGTTTGCcaattgtataaaataaaacgtagaaaactgaatttttgtatgttttggTAAAGAAAAGGAGGCACTGTTATGATCCTGTACTCACACTTAACGACATCAATTGGTTGACAGTGGGACACATTGccattattttctgttttcatcAGATGGGTTGAGGTTGTTGTGGAACTCCTAATGGTGAGTCTGGGTTCCATTAGGAAACATATTTGGAGGGGCATATGATATTATGAAATGAAAGGGAGATTTATGGGAAGCAGCTGTAAGTTAATTGGTAACTTAGTTCCTAGAGGAGGGTGATGGTGAATGGATACTAAATGTGCAAGGGATGTGCTAAAACTGGTTCTCCCCCCTTGTCTATATTGCCTTGTGGCTACATGGGTAGTATCCTTGTGGctctttttcaaaaaactcttattatttttaatgctCTGTCTTACAGAAATGAACAGTAATAAGAGCTGATGTTTAGCTTTAAATGTTTAAAGAAATTCTAACATTTGTAATTACAATTTTGGCAGCGGAATGCTTGTCCAGGATCCTTCAAAGAATAATGACGTGGATTCGATTTTTGATCAAGCTAGGGAATTGGGAGCTGTAGAGGGGCCTTTTGATCCTTCTAGTGCATCTTCAAGCTCAAGAAGCTTTACTGGAACTGGTAGATTACTCTCTGGGGAAACTGTACAATCTACTCCTCAGCAGCCCGAGACTGTTGTTCACAACATCATTTTCTGGTCCAACGGTTTTACCATAAATGATGGCCCGTTGAGGCCGTTGGATGATCCTGAAAATGCATCTTTCTTAGAGGTAATGGCCATGGAAGTGTGACtcatagaaataaaaaagaagaaagaaaccgGTA of Prunus dulcis chromosome 4, ALMONDv2, whole genome shotgun sequence contains these proteins:
- the LOC117626001 gene encoding uncharacterized AAA domain-containing protein C16E9.10c-like isoform X2, with amino-acid sequence MTILRLVVRTARNRNWRSIPTPSQTLNPRPRVRSRDLLNPRLLYHRAFEHQFHSSASEIQVPNPNGSGRNLMFPAALAGLLGVGGIEVAYADAAEEPSSPAESPATESHVDLEEIAKKQRQKIEDLLKSKGIRRGSYPQFTVAVKGQKVSIKFQIPPACEASQLIANIASHLGLKVEEHGGGSDMSLRAWDSGVAWQLMLTRPEKKKETGSDVGELKDVNKHEGDLRILVFRSVITPSDKADIEFMKEGSLSLQELDALVAALQLAGTKLGQNSALERRPREDTTQVPSEKLIASLESMGVRIYGINEPHVSSSSKEISWDNIAGYDQQKRDIEDTILLALLSPKTYDDIARGTRRKFESNRPRAVLFEGPPGKTSSARVIANQAGVPLLYVPLEVILSKYYGESERLLGRVFSLANQLPDGAIIFLDEVDSFAISRDSDMHEATRRVLSVLLRQIDGFEQDKKVVVIAATNRKQDLDPAMISRFDSIITFDLPDQRNRKEIAAQYAKHLTESELDELATATEGMSGRDIRDVCQQAERSWASKIIRGQISKDGGEQGSILLPPLQQYLDSALNRLKGLPTSAQGKPQSSSETGTKKPKLLVD
- the LOC117626003 gene encoding uncharacterized protein At4g22160 — translated: MAFQTGRTRPPNRNARNNEGRQNYAFDAGLLSGARPNVADRDDEDSDVQFSSDSESSSDSDGESTRLSGLAASFRVVSDSLLRMEQTELEMAKAREGLRLKAEKQRVELEAELTQMLLQTQLQVASLVSQQSPRRKRKRVEDADESLLPSPSSSISQREGALVLSLVQCNLLF
- the LOC117626001 gene encoding katanin p60 ATPase-containing subunit A-like 2 isoform X1, which codes for MTILRLVVRTARNRNWRSIPTPSQTLNPRPRVRSRDLLNPRLLYHRAFEHQFHSSASEIQVPNPNGSGRNLMFPAALAGLLGVGGIEVAYADAAEEPSSPAESPATESHVDLEEIAKKQRQKIEDLLKSKGIRRGSYPQFTVAVKGQKVSIKFQIPPACEASQLIANIASHLGLKVEEHGGGSDMSLRAWDSGVAWQLMLTRPEKKKETGSDVGELKDVNKHEGDLRILVFRSVITPSDKADIEFMKEGSLSLQELDALVAALQLAGTKLGQNSALERRPREDTTQVPSEKLIASLESMGVRIYGINEPHVSSSSKEISWDNIAGYDQQKRDIEDTILLALLSPKTYDDIARGTRRKFESNRPRAVLFEGPPGTGKTSSARVIANQAGVPLLYVPLEVILSKYYGESERLLGRVFSLANQLPDGAIIFLDEVDSFAISRDSDMHEATRRVLSVLLRQIDGFEQDKKVVVIAATNRKQDLDPAMISRFDSIITFDLPDQRNRKEIAAQYAKHLTESELDELATATEGMSGRDIRDVCQQAERSWASKIIRGQISKDGGEQGSILLPPLQQYLDSALNRLKGLPTSAQGKPQSSSETGTKKPKLLVD